One segment of Gadus chalcogrammus isolate NIFS_2021 chromosome 8, NIFS_Gcha_1.0, whole genome shotgun sequence DNA contains the following:
- the LOC130388312 gene encoding enhancer of polycomb homolog 1-like isoform X1 yields MSKLSFRARALDASKPLPVFRCEDLPDLHEYASINRAVPQMPTGMEKEEESEHHLQRAISAQQVYGEKRDNMVIPVPEAESNIPYYEAFYPGDFNMPKQLIHIQPFSLDTEQPDYDLDSEDEAFVVKLKKKMEISFHQFEEMLDRLEKGSGQQLVSLPEAKLLLKEDDELIQEVFDYWSRKRKVGKPGCLLAVVKQEKRDGSSTSDPYVAFRRRTEKMQTRKNRKNDEGSYEKMLKLRRDLSRAVTILEMIKRREKSKRELLHLTLEIFEKRNVMSDYSGEVMAEVLAQQALVKPQIIPLVPIVNQYRHQDHLDLKPEKAEVPRQKRKYEKKQKVVAAAPGLPHHPGPALFNAKDLNQYDFPSSDEEPYAQLHSGSSEAEEENDPDGVFAFRRKAGCLYNTSLQERVGCWPWTDPSEGGVEDGRYRYSLATLTIPRRCLGLARRRMGRGGRVLLDRAHTDYDNVFHRLDPETLLLPPSRAPPRLLPPPPPSHSALTEKLSSTSDTNTSERRSASTAPPAGGSSSSSSSSSLSRCSSDLSHLLLNIKACRWRHFRPRTLPPHALADAHPLFRRLSRGLRRPGPDGGSLGGPAAPSRPAPPPVVALTAEQYQHHQDQLALMQKQQLEQQTHSSTAAHSAPGLVSKTLDVASAQLAASALLTSEQVLAFKAKEDTPPGGGVNGVLPPSGVFKGLVLQGTASPAPPSNTATSSAFLHPGNVLNSAPSSNNNGTSHGVMPNAPTATTQVLLGNNNSLRLALPNAKRPHGYAPRTLSSAVTTSALKLAAAANCQKNKVPANSPSPMDLVPRENHDQDQPALSSLSENTLAMEVT; encoded by the exons gagCACCACCTCCAGCGCGCCATCTCGGCCCAGCAGGTGTACGGAGAGAAGAGGGACAACATGGTGATCCCGGTGCCCGAGGCGGAGAGCAACATCCCCTACTACGAGGCCTTCTACCCCGGGGACTTCAACATGCCAAAGCAGCTCATTCACATACAGC CTTTCAGCCTGGACACAGAGCAGCCCGACTACGACCTGGACTCGGAAGACGAGGCCTTCGTGGTCAAGCTTAAGAAGAAGATGGAGATCAGCTTCCACCAGTTTGAGGAGATGCTGGACCGCCTGGAGAAGGGGAGTGGACAGCAG ctgGTGAGTCTCCCCGAGGCCAAGCTGCTCCTGAAGGAGGACGACGAGCTGATCCAGGAGGTGTTCGACTACTGGAGCCGCAAGAGGAAGGTGGGCAAGCCGGGCTGCCTGCTGGCCGTGGTGAAGCAGGAGAAGAGGGACGGATCCAGCACCAGCGACCCCTACGTGGCCTTCAGGCGGAGGACCGAGAAGATGCAGACCCGCAAG AACCGTAAGAACGACGAGGGGTCGTACGAGAAGATGCTGAAGCTGAGGAGGGACCTGAGCCGAGCCGTCACCATCCTGGAGATGAtcaagaggagggagaagagcaAAAGGGAGCTGCTGCACCTCACCCTGGAGATCTTCGAGAAGAG GAACGTGATGTCTGACTACAGCGGGGAGGTGATGGCGGAGGTCCTGGCCCAGCAGGCCCTGGTCAAGCCCCAGATCATCCCCCTGGTCCCCATCGTCAACCAGTACCGCCACCAGGACCACCTGGACCTCAAG cctgaGAAGGCGGAGGTCCCGCGGCAGAAGAGGAAGTACGAGAAGAAGCAGAAGGTGGTTGCCGCGGCGCCcggcctcccccaccaccccggcCCCGCCCTCTTCAACGCCAAGGACCTCAACCAGTACGATTTCCCCAGCTCGGACGAGGAGCCCTACGCCCAG CTGCACTCTGGGTCctcggaggcggaggaggagaacgaccCCGACGGCGTCTTCGCCTTCCGCAGGAAAGCAGGCTGCCTCTACAACACG TCCCTCCAGGAGCGTGTTGGGTGCTGGCCTTGGACGGATCCGTcggagggtggggtggaggacgGACGCTACCGCTACAGCCTCGCCACCCTCACCATCCCCCGACGCTGCCTGGGCCTGGCCCGACGGAGGATGGGCCGGGGCGGCAG GGTTCTGCTGGACCGGGCGCACACGGACTACGACAACGTGTTCCACCGGCTGGACCCGgagaccctcctcctccccccctcccgggcgcctcctcgtctcctccctcctcctcccccttcgcACTCGGCCCTCACAGAGAAACTCTCCAGTACCTCAGACACGAATACCTCGGAGCGCAGGAGCGCCTCCACCGCGCCCCCCGCcggcggctcctcctcctcctcctcctcctcctcgttgtcGCGCTGCTCCTCAGACCTCAGTCACCTCCTGTTGAACATTAAGGCGTGCCGCTGGCGCCACTTCCGGCCTCGAACACTACCGCCGCACGCACTGGCCGACGCCCACCCCCTCTTCAGACGCCTCAGCCGGGGTCTGAGGCGGCCCGGCCCGGACGGCGGCTCCCTGGGGGGCCCCGCGGCCCCTAGCAGGCCGGCCCCCCCTCCCGTCGTGG CGCTAACAGCAGAACAGTACCAGCACCACCAGGACCAGCTGGCCCTCATGCAGAAGCaacagctggagcagcagacGCACAGCAGCACCGCTGCCCACAGCGCCCCT GGCCTTGTCTCCAAGACGTTGGACGTAGCTAGCGCCCAGCTGGCTGCATCGGCGCTGCTGACCAGCGAGCAGGTGCTCGCCTTCAAGGCCAAGGAGGACACGCCTCCGGGGGGCGGAGTCAATGGCGTCCTGCCGCCCTCAG GTGTTTTCAAAGGTCTGGTCCTCCAGGGCACAGcgtcccccgcccctccctccaacACCGCCACAAGCTCCGCCTTCCTCCATCCTGGCAACGTCCTAAACTCCGCCCCCAGCTCCAATAACAACGGCACCAGCCACGGTGTCATGCCCAACGCTCCCACTGCAACCACTCAGGTGCTGCTAGGCAACAACAACAGTCTCCGCCTGGCGCTGCCCAACGCCAAGCGGCCCCACGGCTACGCCCCCCGGACACTGAGCAGCGCCGTGACCACGTCGGCCCTAAAGCTAGCCGCCGCCGCCAACTGTCAGAAGAACAAGGTCCCCGCCAACTCGCCCTCGCCCATGGACCTTGTGCCCAG GGAGAACCACGATCAAGACCAGCCTGCGCTGAGCAGCCTATCAGAGAACACGTTGGCCATGGAGGTTAcgtag
- the LOC130388312 gene encoding enhancer of polycomb homolog 1-like isoform X2: protein MVIPVPEAESNIPYYEAFYPGDFNMPKQLIHIQPFSLDTEQPDYDLDSEDEAFVVKLKKKMEISFHQFEEMLDRLEKGSGQQLVSLPEAKLLLKEDDELIQEVFDYWSRKRKVGKPGCLLAVVKQEKRDGSSTSDPYVAFRRRTEKMQTRKNRKNDEGSYEKMLKLRRDLSRAVTILEMIKRREKSKRELLHLTLEIFEKRNVMSDYSGEVMAEVLAQQALVKPQIIPLVPIVNQYRHQDHLDLKPEKAEVPRQKRKYEKKQKVVAAAPGLPHHPGPALFNAKDLNQYDFPSSDEEPYAQLHSGSSEAEEENDPDGVFAFRRKAGCLYNTSLQERVGCWPWTDPSEGGVEDGRYRYSLATLTIPRRCLGLARRRMGRGGRVLLDRAHTDYDNVFHRLDPETLLLPPSRAPPRLLPPPPPSHSALTEKLSSTSDTNTSERRSASTAPPAGGSSSSSSSSSLSRCSSDLSHLLLNIKACRWRHFRPRTLPPHALADAHPLFRRLSRGLRRPGPDGGSLGGPAAPSRPAPPPVVALTAEQYQHHQDQLALMQKQQLEQQTHSSTAAHSAPGLVSKTLDVASAQLAASALLTSEQVLAFKAKEDTPPGGGVNGVLPPSGVFKGLVLQGTASPAPPSNTATSSAFLHPGNVLNSAPSSNNNGTSHGVMPNAPTATTQVLLGNNNSLRLALPNAKRPHGYAPRTLSSAVTTSALKLAAAANCQKNKVPANSPSPMDLVPRENHDQDQPALSSLSENTLAMEVT, encoded by the exons ATGGTGATCCCGGTGCCCGAGGCGGAGAGCAACATCCCCTACTACGAGGCCTTCTACCCCGGGGACTTCAACATGCCAAAGCAGCTCATTCACATACAGC CTTTCAGCCTGGACACAGAGCAGCCCGACTACGACCTGGACTCGGAAGACGAGGCCTTCGTGGTCAAGCTTAAGAAGAAGATGGAGATCAGCTTCCACCAGTTTGAGGAGATGCTGGACCGCCTGGAGAAGGGGAGTGGACAGCAG ctgGTGAGTCTCCCCGAGGCCAAGCTGCTCCTGAAGGAGGACGACGAGCTGATCCAGGAGGTGTTCGACTACTGGAGCCGCAAGAGGAAGGTGGGCAAGCCGGGCTGCCTGCTGGCCGTGGTGAAGCAGGAGAAGAGGGACGGATCCAGCACCAGCGACCCCTACGTGGCCTTCAGGCGGAGGACCGAGAAGATGCAGACCCGCAAG AACCGTAAGAACGACGAGGGGTCGTACGAGAAGATGCTGAAGCTGAGGAGGGACCTGAGCCGAGCCGTCACCATCCTGGAGATGAtcaagaggagggagaagagcaAAAGGGAGCTGCTGCACCTCACCCTGGAGATCTTCGAGAAGAG GAACGTGATGTCTGACTACAGCGGGGAGGTGATGGCGGAGGTCCTGGCCCAGCAGGCCCTGGTCAAGCCCCAGATCATCCCCCTGGTCCCCATCGTCAACCAGTACCGCCACCAGGACCACCTGGACCTCAAG cctgaGAAGGCGGAGGTCCCGCGGCAGAAGAGGAAGTACGAGAAGAAGCAGAAGGTGGTTGCCGCGGCGCCcggcctcccccaccaccccggcCCCGCCCTCTTCAACGCCAAGGACCTCAACCAGTACGATTTCCCCAGCTCGGACGAGGAGCCCTACGCCCAG CTGCACTCTGGGTCctcggaggcggaggaggagaacgaccCCGACGGCGTCTTCGCCTTCCGCAGGAAAGCAGGCTGCCTCTACAACACG TCCCTCCAGGAGCGTGTTGGGTGCTGGCCTTGGACGGATCCGTcggagggtggggtggaggacgGACGCTACCGCTACAGCCTCGCCACCCTCACCATCCCCCGACGCTGCCTGGGCCTGGCCCGACGGAGGATGGGCCGGGGCGGCAG GGTTCTGCTGGACCGGGCGCACACGGACTACGACAACGTGTTCCACCGGCTGGACCCGgagaccctcctcctccccccctcccgggcgcctcctcgtctcctccctcctcctcccccttcgcACTCGGCCCTCACAGAGAAACTCTCCAGTACCTCAGACACGAATACCTCGGAGCGCAGGAGCGCCTCCACCGCGCCCCCCGCcggcggctcctcctcctcctcctcctcctcctcgttgtcGCGCTGCTCCTCAGACCTCAGTCACCTCCTGTTGAACATTAAGGCGTGCCGCTGGCGCCACTTCCGGCCTCGAACACTACCGCCGCACGCACTGGCCGACGCCCACCCCCTCTTCAGACGCCTCAGCCGGGGTCTGAGGCGGCCCGGCCCGGACGGCGGCTCCCTGGGGGGCCCCGCGGCCCCTAGCAGGCCGGCCCCCCCTCCCGTCGTGG CGCTAACAGCAGAACAGTACCAGCACCACCAGGACCAGCTGGCCCTCATGCAGAAGCaacagctggagcagcagacGCACAGCAGCACCGCTGCCCACAGCGCCCCT GGCCTTGTCTCCAAGACGTTGGACGTAGCTAGCGCCCAGCTGGCTGCATCGGCGCTGCTGACCAGCGAGCAGGTGCTCGCCTTCAAGGCCAAGGAGGACACGCCTCCGGGGGGCGGAGTCAATGGCGTCCTGCCGCCCTCAG GTGTTTTCAAAGGTCTGGTCCTCCAGGGCACAGcgtcccccgcccctccctccaacACCGCCACAAGCTCCGCCTTCCTCCATCCTGGCAACGTCCTAAACTCCGCCCCCAGCTCCAATAACAACGGCACCAGCCACGGTGTCATGCCCAACGCTCCCACTGCAACCACTCAGGTGCTGCTAGGCAACAACAACAGTCTCCGCCTGGCGCTGCCCAACGCCAAGCGGCCCCACGGCTACGCCCCCCGGACACTGAGCAGCGCCGTGACCACGTCGGCCCTAAAGCTAGCCGCCGCCGCCAACTGTCAGAAGAACAAGGTCCCCGCCAACTCGCCCTCGCCCATGGACCTTGTGCCCAG GGAGAACCACGATCAAGACCAGCCTGCGCTGAGCAGCCTATCAGAGAACACGTTGGCCATGGAGGTTAcgtag